The region ccccgTTGATGGCTCTAAGTATACAATCCCTGGATTGTGCTCACAGAACTCATTTCATGACTCTTTGGATCTTGGCTGTATAGGTAGTAAAAAAAAGTTAAACTATCAAGAAGCTTCAATATTTTTGGGAAGAATGATTTATAACAAAGAtctgatatttttcttttgttctttttcagGACGTCCATCCATTTTATGCAGATTTAATGAACATTCTTTATGACAAAGATCATTACAAGTTGGCTTTGGGGCAAATTAATATTGCCAAAAATCTGATTGACAAGTAAGAGAGCTTAAAGTTTtggtaatattttaaaaaaaagttagtgAGTATTTGAATCACTGTAATACTACACATCTTTGAAAAAACTTTACATTTTCTTCTAGTAGTTCCTTTTAATAATTGTGCCTTGATCTCTTTAGTAATATGGAGGAATGTCTGAAACTTCCTCAGGAGTAGTCCTGTTCTTTGAACCACTACTATTCCAGTCTTTTTATCAGATGTTGGAATGGAGGAAATGAGTCATGAGCTTGATGTTCTCTTTAGCAATTTCATTACAAGTCTGACTTTTGTTTTACAATATAGCGTTGCCAAAGATTATGTGCGGCTGATGAAATATGGAGATTCCCTTTACCGATGCAAGCAGTTGAAGCGTGCAGCACTGGGACGGATGTGTACCATAATAAAAAGACAAAAGCAGAGCCTGGAATACTTAGAACAAGGTGGTGTATGTTGGATGAATAGCACTGCAGGCTTCTTAAAGGAGAAATAAAGTTAATGTGTTTGGAGTGATACTGTCATATATAAAAAGTGATGTTGGCCCTTGACGTCCGCAGGAGTTTCGTTCCTGGAACTCCCGTGGATGCCAAGACCCGCAGATAACTGAATTCATTCAACCTCCAGTTGCAGCCAGAAATGCCTTCTGGTTGCACCCAGAAGCGTTCTGATGCTTGTAGAGGCTGTGCATTacttctctgggcctcagaatgccccccagaggtgtcagaaaggcacgtCGTGTTTTttcgaaaaccggaagtgcctttctgacacctccgaACCTCAGAAATTCTCCTGCACGTGACTGGAAGGCATTTCTGTTcctgtccaggaggtcctctgtagATCCTCCAGCCATGGTTTTAGAacctgcagtgggtcaaatccacaggttccaaacccgtGGATAAAGGGGATCCACTGTATTTAACATTTTGGTCATACCGAACTTCTAGTGCAGTGTTATCCAAACTGTGCGGCGTGACTCTTTAGGGAGGCGctaggaactcaaaagggaggcgcgggatgtcctctagCAGCGATACAGTCGCACCCCTGTGCAGAattcttctgcccgtcgtctgcgccTTTTTctaagcagaagaaatgggagttgctcagctgcgagagtggctgctgccaccccgccctcttctccctccactccgaggctaccgccttctgtgttcgctgcatattgtttccaaagctcttcgactccaactcccatctggcaagtaccgagcatgctcagcttgcagtccttaacgcTTGCTGATCCTTTTCTGGTTGGTTtatagttcccagcctgggaccacttctcatcaaagtgaaatctctcttttcaacccctcccacttccactcccccctttcgatctccaaaccttcccgctttcctccccctccccaaataaaacgcttcctattttaccaggcACCAgaggtcttaaagttgcttccatgcagttggcaaaggggggggggggagagagaagcacacactttaattggccaggagcagaaaaagggtactgttcttaaagtgatttattaatcttgttgtttgactgaagaggaaaggctgtatttttaaagtgtatcttgctgtttgaagggaatacttatcagccattgccagcccaatcctatccacactttcctgggagtaagccccattgacgctaatgggacttacttctgagtagacaggcataggcttgagctctgcatctcctagtataggagataaatcagcttcctaaccaaacccttatcagctctgatatcttttcatggtctatttttgttttccccaccagctgctagaaaaatttaatttcattaaattaatgaagggttcaatcctatccaaggagaatgggggaaatgactagttggattggggtccacaggggtgtgtgtgtgtaatttggtcagactggttgttcacagagttcatttgataaaacaattctattgtaTGCTTACAAAATTTTAagaaatgagtcctcctggaccagacaaaatctacctactccagcatcctgtctccaacagtgatcagcagctgatcatttataaagcatgtatattgctgtgtattaataatatatttttaagatctgcatttaattaatgatatgattaatataattaatattaatatagttagggttagggttaacatatatattaatatataacatatatattaacatatatattaacatatattaaatatattatatttaataatatagttaatatttctggccacttcctgtttaacaatgtcacttttagccctcaggaacatgatggggagtcatggccagcagccacgggggtcaagggatgGAAAAGTTTGCTTACCACTGTTCTAGTGTGTCCATGTCCTTTCTGAATCTCTCTGTTCTTCACCTCTTGAACCAAGCCACTTCCCCACATTGATCAAGGGGAATGCACCTCTGTGGCAGAAATGGTGGGTGAATAGCCCTGTTTTTATCCCTTTCTGCTAAGTTGGTGTTCTTGAGGTTGACTGGGGAAAGCTAGGCAGAATGTGTGCATTGTTTCTGCTTCTGAAACTTAAATCTTTAGAGGAATTAATTTTTTtcacatggtggcagtggagaaTGGAGTTTTACTTATTTCTGAagtttatattttgcttttaaactgaagtttccaaacatttatttatattgtttgctttaaaaaaaaaaataagcatacATCAAAAACcgcaacaaataattaaatagtaGTTGCAAGTTCTTGAAACACTTTAAGGTAATAAAAAGAGCAGTTTGCACAGCAGTAAAACACACATTTTAAAGAGAGGATGAAACTGCCCATAAAATGGAGTATAAACTGCATGCTGTTCTCACCAACCAACTGCTTGCTATCTGAATGAGAGGTCTGGTGTCTAAAACTGAGCAACCACTAGGGGGAGATTAGGTGGCTATTAGGAGCTGAAGGGAAAAGAAATGGAATTTAAGACAAAGAGCTGTGCAGGCTTCCGAAAACCTGCCAGTTGGCATCAACAAACAGGGTTTCCATTTATCATATCAATTTCAACCATTAAGGTCAGAAACAAGCTTTTAACGGAATTAAGGGCATGAGTTTCAGGATGCAGAATTTCACACAAGTACTTGATAGCTGTGGGAtgtaaagaaggaaaaaaaatttatgtAGGATATTCAAGCTATCTTTGTAGCTTTGATGTTTCTTTTATTCCGTATTTTCTTTTTTGGAAACAAGTAAGTGAAAACATCTTGTCTCTTTGACAGAATTGGTGCCTGTCATGAAATTTTGCACTATTTcaaaagcccagtcctaaccaactttccagtacagatgCAGCTGCAAGAGAGCCCCAAGGTacaggagcaaacattcccttaccttgagggctCTGTCTCTCCTTGCCCCGGATGCCACTCATGCCCTCTTAGcttcatcactgctggaaagttagggccaattcctatccaattttccagtgcctgagcagccatgccaatggggtgtggactgtttcctgtggtggggaggcagtcacagagggcttctcaaggaaagggaatatttgtttcattatcccggggctgcattgtggttgtaccagtgatggaaagttggataggattgggccctttagtCAGGATTGGCCTGCAAGTTCCCTTCCTAATATCCTTAAGCTAAGATCTTGTTGATGCTACGTCTGTCTATGCTTAAACTTCTTCACGAATGAAAATCAAtaactggtgttttttttaatttgtcagtgCGCCAGCATTTATCTCGATTGCCAACTATTGATCCCAATACACGTACACTCTTATTGTGTGGATATCCAAATGTGGGAAAGTCCAGCTTTATAAATAAGGTTTGTGTGATGTCTAGCCTTATAATGTGTGAGCAGATATCAAATTCTGGAGTGTCTAATGGATCATTCAAACATTCTTTGTGAAGATATATAGTGTGCTGTGGTATAGTGATTAGACTCGGACCAGGGAGGTCTGGGTTCTTATCCATGAATCCCATCCTGATCTCCTGATCTCAACCTGAGCCACCTTTAGAGGATTTTTATGCTGAGAGGAGGGTGGGATGatgtaataatgataataataaaacagATACTTAGCATTGTGTATTCTGTTATGAGCATTGTAAAAGGAAGTTGATCTTTCCACATGAAAGAAATGTGCTCTAGCCTATGCCAGCCTGCCTTAAAAATGTTTCTCATGTAAGAAGGAACTTTAAATATGATTCTAATGCTTGTTTGAGAAAGGAATCcttttttttggtctgttttcAAGGTGACCAGAGCAGATGTTGAAGTGCAGCCATATGCCTTCACCACAAAATCCCTTTTTGTGGGTCACATGGATTATAAGTACTTGCGTTGGCAGGTAAGGCGTTCTGTTGTATAGTGTTCCTTAAAGTCTGCCTGTAGAGCAATCATGTGTGGGTGTGTCTTTCctgagaaataagtcccactgtactcaGTGAGCCTTATTCCTAAGTAAGTTTGTTGAGGATCATAGCtttaataaaatacttttttacccagcatgtaattaatctgtggaactgatGTTGTGAATGGCACCTGGcctcaatgcctttaaaaggggattggacagttttgtggaggaaaagtccatcacaggttgcccATGGTCATCACTATACACACCCTCCATGTTTTAAAGTTACcctatctctaaatgccagatgcaagggagtaacATCAGGATACAGGAATCATGTTTTCTCGGGTGATCCCAGATGCATCTGGTGGACTGCTATGAGATGCAggcacctggactagatgggcccttgacatgacccagcagggctcttcttatgtttgtatATACTAGTTTGGTTACTGGGTTTCTTTTTTGTGTGCTATGTCAGCTGGAGATATGTAATTTGACCTAGATATTCCTTTGCAAGATTTAACCTCCTTTGCAGGCAGTTATGCAATAAAGAGCTTCAGAAGCCCAGTTACAATACTGAGCTCTTTCTTCTAGCCTTGAGTCCTCTGAATGTAGCAACCAGAGCTGGAACACCTGTCTCAAGATAGCTTTCAGACAGGAATTGCCCATCTCATTCTTTATCCAGTTCTACCCCCAACCACACTGAAAAGCTATCCACTTTTGAATACTCTCAAGATCATTTctcaagctgccttgagggcccttaagcagggtggaaaggcgggtataaatctcttaaataaataaatttcttttcccccttctcctgtcAGTGCATGTGAGCCGAAGGTGAGCTGAGTGAACTCTGTTGATACTTACTTATTCTAGGTGGTGGACACCCCTGGTATTTTGGATCATCCTTTGGAAGAAAGAAACACCATTGAGATGCAGGCAATTACAGCTCTTGCCCATCTTCGTGCTGCTGTGCTGTTTGTCATGGATATATCTGAACAGTGTGGGCACAGCCTGGAAGAGCAGCTTGAACTATTCAGGAATATTAAGCCATTGTTTGCTAACAAGgtagaaaattttttattttggcAGTCCTCATCTTCTACATTATAAAATCTAAGCAGAATCTtagctcagtgtgtgtgtgtgtttttctccatCTGTAGCCATTAATAATTGTAGCAAACAAGTGTGATGTGAAGAGGATTTCTGAGCTTTCTGAGGAAAACCAGGTAAGACTCTTAAATAATTACCTTGTGCATATATATGGTAGTGATTAtagcttgcattttgcagaaatATAATAATAGTTATTAAGATTGTAGCAATATCCTTCACTTTGGTTAGGGACtaaagcatggatgaaagtaaaaatggATGTCAAAGCTTTGAAGCCTTATAAATCAGTAGCTTATAATCATTTTCTTGTATCTAAAGATTTATGTATTTAATTCACATTTATTACCTTTTAGAAAATGTTTGCCGATTTAGAAGCAGATGGACTTCCTGTAATCGAGACAAGCACTTTAACTGAAGAAGGAGTGATACAAGTAAAAACAGAAGTATGTGTTTTCTTGATTGTATACCATATACATGGAGTGACCTGTATGTAGCAGGTGTCATGTGCTCACAGAAGGGCTAGACATTGGGTGAGAAATGGAAACAAAATCCAATGACCCTCTTTTTGTGTAAGACAGAACTTCCTTATTATAGCACTGCacattgattttctctgtaaaccactttgtgaacttttcattgaaaagtgatatataaatactgttgataactTTTGCATTTGCATTTACTGCATTGCACTGAAAGCTTTTTTTCTGCTTGTGGTTATTTGACTCCAACCAATTGTACTTTTATTTGTGAGTCTCTTTGTATAGTTCCTGTTGCTTAAACCGTCATCAGGGAAAGGAATATTAATTAGAGGTTGTCCTCATTGTATTTGCTACAATGCTTTCTTAAATATAGGTTCAGCCTTTGCATTCTTGCGCATCCATTTAATGTCTCTTCCATTTTTATGTCACTTACCAAGTCCACGTGTGGGGCTCTCAATGAAAGAGAGGTGGTACATTTGTGGATGCTGCCAATAAAGCAAATATAACTGAAAGTATCAGCTATTAGGTAGAAATTACTACAGCCTTGCAAATGTCACAACTAGTTAACTAACTGCAAAATTGTTGACTAGCCAGCCTGACTAGTATCCAAGTGTAAAATGTCCTCTGACACATCTACAGCCTAGAAAAACAGaacctgttttccttttctgcttgtCCTGGAGTCCATTCTTAGCTTGCAGTAGAGAAATGTCTATTTAAGCCTGCATGATGTTGCCATCTTCTCTTTTTACTCCCTATTTTAATAGCTCTTCTAGCTGGCTACTAAATGCACTACCTTCAGTTGAAATGCCTCTTCCTAAACTGAAATTGTCTTGGAAAGACACTAAAAATAATTTCATATTGTTATCTCACATTAttttgcccgttgggcaaaaaggcggtgtataaattaataaaataataataaaaataattattattatttgaatcatgcaatataaaatatttacattCATATGGAAAAAGAAATAGAAGCTTGGCTAATGTTGGTGTGTTAACTTTCCTTGTTCTTTAGGAAAATAAAGTAGCTTGCATCATTCAGATTTCTTTCTCATCAAAACTTCTACCCACACCTGCGCAATAGATAGAAGGGCACTGTCTGTATATTGTGGTGTTTATTTTTCATGTTGATGTAGCAATTTCCTGTGTTGCAAGAGTTATTTTCAATATGAGAAAATGAATTCTTGCTCTGTGTGTGACTGGATTCTGACTGTCATTAGGCTGCTCTGAGGCTTACAGAATTCCAGTACTTGTGGAGTATTCCATCTTGTTCAAACAATATGTCTAAAGTCAGAACTGATCAGGTTCAAATGTAATGTTTCTTGATTCCTTAAGCATGGTTAGGAGATTAGGAATTCCCCAGGCTCTAATGTTGCATCTTCCTTTCTTCTATGCAGATGTAGCATTACATGATTGACAGTGCTAATGCTAACCATTCATAGTCTGAAACCAGAGCATTAGCATTAACATAATAGTCAGTACTGGTCAGTGCTGAAAAGGGAAGAGAGGCTTTGCAGGATgggaaaggtgtgtgtgactccaTGGGGATTGCCTGAAGCCATGATTAACCAACATTATGGCTGCATGGAGCCTTCAGTCATCTTGTTTCAGCAGCATGTTTTACAATTAACACTTCATATTTTTCAGGCCTGTGACAGATTGCTGGCCCATCGTGTTCATACCAAAATGAAGGGAAACAAAGTCAATGATGTACTCAACAGGCTACATGTAGCTGTTCCAAGCAAAAGAGATAACAAGGTTGGTTTGGGTGGCCACTCTAAGAAATTATTCTGTTTCAGAAGTATAAATAGATATTAAAAAGCACTTGGAATTGAAGTGGAAAACTGATTTGCTGGGCCGTGGCCCTTGTTGCTTGGTAAGAAAAAGTGTTTAATTATGGCAACCAAAAAGAAGTATACAACTTGAATTCATCttggttttatttattaattgtaGGAAAGGCCACCATTTATTCCTGAGGGTGTCCTACTGCGCAAAAAGCGTATGGAAGTCGACATGCCTAAAAAGAAACTGGTAAGCTTGTTTTGAATGCCTTTGGTTGTGTTGGATTGGAGAATAATAACAAAATTTTTGCATATGGAAAAGGGTCCATATTAATGATGTGTTCCTATTTGCAGGAAAAAGAAATTGAAATGGAAATGGGAGATGACTATGTTTTGGATTTGAAGAGTAAGTGTTAATGCTACTCACAGTGGTGTACAGACATGTAACTGCTTGTGTGTTCTGCTTGTGAAACCACAATTCATGGTATCTGTAACTCATGGTAAACCTTGTGCTTCCTGCCAGTTGTATTGAATAACATTAGTTTATTTTTCTAATTTAAAAACCCGAGTTGTATGATTTGTGATTGGGAACTGTGTTGGTAGGTGCTAAAACCTAAAGAGCAAACTTTGTTTCTTGttcatgtgtgtacacacacactcatgcaGAGCATGTAACATATTGTGGTAGGATGCAAATATTTTCTCCTAGCACACTGACTACCACCTCCTTAAGAAAACTTTTAAGTTCAACAAATTCATAGAATTTCTGCCTCTTTGTTTCTCCTTGCTCTAGAATACTGGGATCTAATGCAATCATCTGAAAAATATGATAGAATACCTGAGCTTTGGGAAGGCCATAACATAGCTGACTATATTGACCCAGACATCATGAAAGTAAGTGTTTGTTTATCATCTGTAATATAAAAAAtactatacatttatttatttcatgaaTTTATATCTGGCCTTTGCAAAACTTAATATACATCACACATTTTTGTTTGCTCTCTGGcaagaataaaatatttataactaTACTGCTGAATGCTTAAGGACCACTTTCACTCATATGAACTTACTTGAACTTCGATCGGCTTTGcaaaccctggtctctgcccaGTCTGGTAGGCAGGAACACAGGGACAGGGATTTGTCTGTTGGCCCTGAAACTTGAGAGAAACTTCTTAAATCTCTACTCTCTCTGTTCTGAGATGTGCAGTTGCAATATTCCTATCCCTCAAGGCTATTTTATTGTAGCTGTTGTGCAGCAGCCTTTTTTAAACTGTTATGCCTCATATTACTGCTGTACTGTTGTTTTATTATTGCTACATTATTGTTTTAGCTTATAAgctgaaaggcaagatataaatatttttaatgaataATAAAGAAAACAGAGAGCTGTTTGGTTCACACCTTAAAGCTGTTGTCATGCAACATcctgctcagtggtgtagctaatgatcatgtagcccgttGACAAGCTCAGAATgataccctggaagtgatgtcacatccaggcttttaaaaaagtctaGACATCTAGACAGGcaagtagacagtgctgggggagaggtagcggctgtggtgcatgtcagcaccaacgacgtgggcaagtgtagctgggaggtcctggaggccaaatttagacttttaggcaggaagctgaaagccaggacctcaaaggtagcgttctctgaagtgctacctgttccacgcgcagggccagctaggcaggcggagatcaggggtctcaatgcgtggatgagacggtggtgtagggaggaggggtttagattcgttaggcactgggaaacgttttgggacaagcggggcctgtacaagagggacgggctccatttgaaccagaatggaaccagactgctggcgcataacattaaaaaggtggcagagcagcttttaaagtgatccctgggggaaggccgacaggagccgaggggcatccggttcgggactcctcatccctatgggatgaggatggggaggttagagaacaacaagacaaaggcagggtaggagaagaaattgggaaaggtagggtgatgggatgtgatagacggtttggcacaatgagaggatgcggggacaaaggagcgaataagcagcccatcctggggcattccgtgtataaatgcttttatgcgaatgcccgaagtctacgagcaaaggtgggagaactggaatgtctggtgacaagggaaaatattgacatagtgggcataacggaaacttggtggaatgcggagaatcagtgggatacgcaatcccgggctataaactctacaggagggacaggcaggggcgtgttggaggtggggtgaccctttatgttaaggaagggatagaatccagcaaagtagagattgaaggtgggtccgactccaccgtagaatctctgtgggttaaattaccaggcttgtgcagcgatgtaatactgggggtgtgctatcgtcctccagaccagaaattggatggggaccttgaaatgaggaaacagatcagggaggtgacaaggagggacagggttgtaatcatgggggacttcaattatcctcatattgactaggtcaatttgtgttctggtcacgataaggaaaccggatttcttgacgtgctaaatgactgtggcttagagcagctagtcacggagcccaccagaggacaggtgactctggatttaatattgtgcggtacgcaggacctggttagagatgtaaacgttactgagccattggggaacagtgatcatgctgcgatccgttttgacgtgcacgttgggggaagaataccaggcaaatctctttaacaaaaacccttgacttccgacgggcggacttccctcaaatgaggaggctggttagaaggaggttgaaagggagggtaaaaagagtccaatctctccagagtgcatggaggctgcttaaaacaacagtaatagaggcccagcagaggtgtataccgcaaagaaagaagggttccactaaatccaggagggtgcccgcgtggctaaccagccaagttagagaggctgtgaagggcaaggaagcttccttccgtaaatggaagtcttgccctaatgaggagaataaaaaggaacataaactgtggcaaaagaaatgtaagaaggtgatatgggaggccaagcgagactatgaggaacgtatggccagcaacattaaggggaacaataaaagcttcttcaaatatgttagaagcaggaaacccgccagagaagcggttggccctctggatggtgagggagggaaaggggagataaaaggagacttagagatggcagagaaattaaatgagttctttgcatctgtcttcacggcagaagacctcgggcagataccgctgcccgaacggcccctcctgaccgaggagttaagtcagatagaggttaaaagagaagatgtttcagacctcattgataaattaaagatcaataagtcaccgggccctgatggcatccacccaagggttattaaggaattgaagaatgaagttgcagatctcttgactaaggtatgcaacttgtccctcaaaacggccacagtgccagaagattggaggatagcaaatgtcacgcctatttttaaaaagggaaagaggggggacccgggaaactataggccggtcagcctaacatccataccgggtaagatggtggaatgcctcatcaaagataggatctcaaaacacatagacgaacaggccttgctgagggagagtcaccatggcttctgtaagggtaagtcttgcctcacgaaccttatagaattctttgaaaaggtcaacaggcatgtggatgcgggagaacccgtggacattatctatctggactttcagaaggcgtttgacacggtccctcaccaaaggctactgaaaaaactccacagtcagggaattagaggacaggtcctctcgtggattgagaactggttggaggccaggaagcagagagtgggtgtcaatgggcaattttcacaatggagagaggtgaaaagcggtgtgccccaaggatctgtcctgggaccggtgcttttcaacctcttcataaatgacctggagacagggttgagcagtgaagtggctaagtttgcagacgacaccaaacttttccgagtggtaaagaccagaagtgattgtgaggagctccagaaggatctctccagactggcagaatgggcagcaaaatggcagatgcgcttcaatgtcagtaagtgtaaagtcatgcacattggggcaaaaaatcaaaactttagatataggctgatgggttctgagctgtctgtgacagatcaggagagagatcttggggtggtggtggacaggtcgatgaaagtgtcaacccaatgtgcggcggcagtgaagaaggccaattctatgcttgggatcattaggaagggtattgagaacaaaacggctagtattataatgccgttgtacaaatc is a window of Tiliqua scincoides isolate rTilSci1 chromosome 5, rTilSci1.hap2, whole genome shotgun sequence DNA encoding:
- the GTPBP4 gene encoding GTP-binding protein 4, whose protein sequence is MALYNFKKITVVPSAKDFIDLTLSKTQRKTPTVIHKHYQIHRIRHFYMRKVKYTQQNYHDRLTQIITDFPKLDDVHPFYADLMNILYDKDHYKLALGQINIAKNLIDNVAKDYVRLMKYGDSLYRCKQLKRAALGRMCTIIKRQKQSLEYLEQVRQHLSRLPTIDPNTRTLLLCGYPNVGKSSFINKVTRADVEVQPYAFTTKSLFVGHMDYKYLRWQVVDTPGILDHPLEERNTIEMQAITALAHLRAAVLFVMDISEQCGHSLEEQLELFRNIKPLFANKPLIIVANKCDVKRISELSEENQKMFADLEADGLPVIETSTLTEEGVIQVKTEACDRLLAHRVHTKMKGNKVNDVLNRLHVAVPSKRDNKERPPFIPEGVLLRKKRMEVDMPKKKLEKEIEMEMGDDYVLDLKKYWDLMQSSEKYDRIPELWEGHNIADYIDPDIMKKLEQLEEEEQLRQAAGEYDSDSESEDEEMMEIRQLAQQIREKKKLKFLESKEKDTQGPKMPRTARKVQRKTLEKEMSDLGLDMTGKDEAHYIAQTRSRSVTRKRKREESEPPVSVARSRSSSRTPRDVSGLRDVKMVKKTKTMMKKAQRKMNRLGKQGEADRHVFDLKPKHLFAGKRKSGKTQRR